The DNA sequence TGGTCAGGTCGGCGTACAGTGGGTCGGATTTGCGGGGGCAAATCTGGTACTGGTCGCTAATGATGAAGTAGCGGAAGACACCGTGCAGCAGAACCTGATGGAAATGGTACTGGCGGAAGGGATTGCCGTACGTTTCTGGTCGCTGCAGAAAGTGATCGATAACATTCACCGCGCTGCTGACCGGCAGAAAATTTTGCTGGTATGCAGAACGCCGACTGATTTTCTCAAGCTGGTTGAAGGCGGCGTGCCCGTCACTCGCATCAACGTTGGAAACATGCATTACGCCGAAGGTAAAAAACAAATTGCCAAAACGGTTTCTGTCGACGCGAATGATATTAGCGCGTTTAACGGCCTGAAAGCGGCTGGAGTGGAATGCTTCGTTCAGGGCGTCCCAACGGAACCGGCTTTGGATCTCTTTAAACTACTTTGAGGGATTCACAATGGAAATTAGTCTGTTACAGGCTTTTGCATTAGGTATTCTCGCCTTTATTGCTGGCCTGGATATGTTCAACGGGTTAACGCATATGCACCGTCCGGTGGTGCTCGGGCCGCTGGTGGGTCTGATTCTGGGCGATCTGCATACCGGTATATTAACCGGCGGTACGCTGGAACTGGTGTGGATGGGTCTGGCGCCGCTGGCCGGCGCTCAACCGCCGAACGTCATTATCGGTACTATCGTCGGGACTACGTTCGCCATCACTACCGGCGTGAAGCCTGACGTCGCCGTCGGGGTCGCCGTACCGTTTGCCGTCGCCGTACAAATGGGCATTACCTTCCTGTTCTCGGTCATGTCCGGCGTGATGTCCCGCTGCGATCGTATGGCGGCAAATGCGGACACCGCGGGCATTGAACGGGTTAACTATCTGGCGCTGCTGGCGCTTGGGATTTTTTACTTCCTTTGCGCTTTCCTGCCGATTTACTTCGGAGCGGAGCACGCAAAAACCGCTATTGACGTTCTGCCTGAAAGGCTGATTGACGGCCTGGGCGTCGCGGGCGGCATCATGCCAGCGATTGGTTTTGCCGTACTGCTTAAAATCATGATGAAGAACGTCTACATCCCTTACTTTATCATTGGTTTCGTTGGCGCTGCCTGGCTCAAGCTGCCGGTGCTGGCTATCGCCGCCGCCGCGCTGGCTATGGCGCTTATCGATCTGCTGCGTAAATCTCCAGAACCCACTCAGCCAGCGGCACAGAAAGAGGAATTCGAAGATGGCATCTAATCAACATACTCTGCCGAACGTGGCTGAAAACGAAGAGACTCTGCTGACCGGAGTGAACGAAAACGTCTATGAAGATCAGAACATTGGCGCGGATCTCACCAAAAAGGACATTAACCGCGTAGCATGGCGTTCCATGCTGCTGCAGGCGTCTTTTAACTATGAACGTATGCAGGCATCCGGCTGGTTGTACGGTTTGCTGCCCGCACTGAAAAAGATCCATACCAATAAACGCGATTTGGCCCGTGCGATGAAAGGACATATGGGCTTCTTCAATACCCATCCTTTCCTGGTGACGTTTGTTATTGGCATCATTCTGGCAATGGAGCGTTCCAAGCAGGATGTCAACAGCATTCAGAGTACCAAAATCGCCGTTGGCGCGCCGCTCGGCGGGATTGGCGATGCGATGTTCTGGCTGACGCTGCTGCCGATTTGCGGCGGGATTGGAGCCAGCCTGGCTCTGCAAGGTTCTATCCTCGGCGCCGTGGTCTTTATTGTGCTGTTTAACGTCGTCCACCTCGGCCTGCGGTTTGGCCTGGCGCACTATGCTTACCGAATGGGCGTCGCGGCGATTCCGCTTATCAAAGCGAACACCAAGAAAGTAGGTCACGCAGCGTCTATCGTTGGGATGACGGTCATTGGGGCACTGGTGGCAACCTATGTTCGTCTGAATACCACCCTTGAAATCAAGGCCGGCGACGCGGTTGTAAAATTGCAGGCCGACGTTATTGATAAGCTGATGCCTGCCTTCTTGCCGCTGGTCTACACCCTGACCATGTACTGGCTGGTACGCCGCGGCTGGAGCCCGCTACGCCTTATCGGTATCACCGTGGTGCTCGGTATCGTCGGCAAATTCTGTCACTTCCTGTAAAACAAAAGAGGTCTGAGATGTTAGGTATTATTTTGACGGGACATGGCGGATTTGCCAGCGGAATGGAAAAAGCGATGAAGCAGATCCTCGGTGAACAGTCTCAGTTTATCGCTATCGATTTTCCTGAGACCTCTACCACCGCATTGCTTACCTCACAGCTTGAGCAGGCAGTTGAAGAACTGGACGGCGAGGAGGGCCTCGTCTTCCTGACCGACCTGCTCGGCGGTACGCCATTCCGCGTTGCCTCCACTCTGGCGATGCAAAAAACCGGACGTGAAGTGATTACCGGCACCAACCTGCAGCTACTGCTGGAAATGGTGCTGGATCGCGATGAGCTCAGCGGCGAAGCGTTTCGCATACAGGCTCTGGAATGCGGGCATCGTGGCCTGACTAGCCTGGTGGACGAACTGGGTCGCTGCCGTGAAGAGAGCGCTATCGAGGAAGGGATATGACACAAGTTCTGCGCGCCAGGCGTCTGCTCACGGAACAAGGCTGGCTGGACGATCATCAACTGCGGATTGAAGATGGCGTGATTACCGCCATAGAACCTGTTCCTGTAGGCACCGCACGGCGCGATGCAGAGTTGCTCGCTCCCGCTTACATCGATATTCACGTCCACGGCGGCGCAGGGGTTGATGTCATGGACGACGCGCCAGATGTACTCGATAGACTGGCGATGCATAAAGCACGCGAAGGCGTCAGCAGCTGGCTCCCGACCACCGTTACGGCTCCGCTGCAGATGATACACCGCGCGCTGGAACGTATAGCGCAACGCTGCCGTTCCGGCGGTCCCGGAGCGCAGGTGCTGGGGAGCTATCTGGAAGGCCCCTACTTTACGCCACAAAACAAAGGCGCTCATCCCGCGGAATTGTTTCGCGAACTGGAGCTCGCTGAACTGGATGAGCTAATAGCCGTTTCCCGCCAGACCCTGCGCGTAGTCGCGCTGGCACCGGAAAAGCCCGGCGCACTTCAGGCAATTAAACATCTTAAGCAACGAGGGCTACGGGTGATGCTGGGGCATAGCGCGGCAACCTGGGAGCAAACTCGCATGGCTTTTGACGCCGGTGCTGACGGACTGGTGCACTGCTATAACGGTATGACCGGTTTGCATCATCGGGAGCCGGGCATGGTCGGCGCAGGGTTAACCGATCCGCGAGCGTGGCTGGAACTTATCGCCGACGGACACCACGTTCATCCTGCCGCCATGAAGCTATGCTGCTGCTGCGCACAGGACCGGATAGTACTCATTACCGATGCGATGCAGGCAGCCGGCATGCCTGATGGGAGCTACACGCTATGTGGCGAAAAGGTAGAGATGCGCGGCGGCATTGTGCGGACCGCTTCCGGTAGCCTGGCGGGTAGTACGCTGTCGGTCGATGCGGCGGTGCGCAATATGGTTAAACTCACAGGGCTCGCTCCAGAGGATGCTATCCATATGGCTTCATGGCATCCGGCCCGCCTGCTGGGAATCGACAACCAGCTGGGTTCGCTTAAGGTGGGTAAACGCGCCAGCATTATCGCACTCGACGACGGGCTGTATTTACAACAGATTTGGATTCAGGGCCAGCTCCTCCCCCTATAGCCCTTTCATTGTACGTCATATTGGCCTTCGGTTAATCGTCGCAAGGCCTTTCTTTTCCTTTCGACAATAAAAACCCCAACATCGATTCAGCAAAATTTACTCTATAAATATCAATAATATATAAACAAAAACGCTTTCAACGATCACAAATTTCGTTTTATTTCATTTTGCATTGTTGAACTTTCGATTTCTTTCCTATAGATTTTAATTAATCGATCATATGAACAAGTGAAACGAAACGAAAGATAGCGACACTTTGCCAGCGTCTGATGTGGAATTCACAAGACTAAGGACTTACGTTATGTCAGAAACCTACGCCCCTGCAGCCACGACGACCGGAACCTGGACCGAAGAAGAGATCCGTCAGCAGCCCGCCTGCTGGATCCGCTCACTAAAAAATATCGACAGTATTCGGCCAACTATCGATGGCTTTCTCGCCCCGCTACTGCGCAAAGATAATCTGCGGATCATCCTGACCGGCGCAGGCACTTCAGCATTTATCGGCGATATCGTCGCTCCATGGCTTGCCAGCCACACCGGAAAAAACATTAGCGCAGTACCGACCACCGATCTGGTGACCAACCCGATGGATTATCTGAATCCGGCACATCCGCTACTGCTGGTCTCCTTCGCCCGTTCCGGCAACAGTCCGGAGAGCGTCGCCGCCGTTGAACTGGCAAACCAGTTCGTCCCTGAGTGCTATCACCTTTCTATTACCTGCAACGAAGCGGGGAGCCTGTATCAGAACGCGGTTGAGAGCGACAACGCCTTTGCGCTGCTGATGCCTGCAGAAACGCACGATCGCGGCTTTGCGATGACCAGCAGTATTACCACCATGATGGCCAGCTGCCTGGCGGTCTTCGTACCGGAAGTGATTAACAGCCAGACATTCCGCGACGTAGCCGATCGCTGCCACGCCATCTTGACTTCACTCGGCGATTTCAGCCACGGGGTATTTGGCAATGAACCCTGGAAACGAATCGTTTACCTCGGTAGCGGCGGATTACAGGGCGCGGCGCGTGAATCAGCCTTAAAGGTACTGGAACTGACGGCGGGCAAACTGGCGGCGTTCTACGATTCACCGACCGGCTTCCGCCACGGGCCAAAATCGCTGGTCGATAACGAAACGCTGGTCGTGGTGTATATCTCCAGCCATCCTTACACCCGCCAGTACGATCTCGACCTGCTGGCTGAACTGCGGCGCGACGGGCAGGCAATGCGGGTGGTCGCTATTGCCGCAGAAAGCGATGCGGTTATCGAAGCCGGTCCGCATATTCTGCTGCCGTCAGCGCGTCATTTCATCGATATGGAACTGGCCTTCTGCTTCCTGATGTACGCCCAGGTGTTCGCCCTTACGCAGTCGCTAGCGGTAGGAAATACGCCGGATACCCCATCCGCCAGCGGCACGGTCAACCGCGTGGTACAGGGTGTTGTTATTCATCCATGGCAGGCTTAAGAGGATCCGATCATGAGCATCATTTCCACCAAGTATCTTCTGCAGGATGCCCAGGCAAAAGGCTATGCGGTACCTGCTTTCAACATCCATAACGCCGAAACGATCCAGGCGATCCTGGAAGTGTGCAGCGAAATGCAATCCCCGGTGATCCTCGCCGGGACACCGGGAACCTTTAAACATATTGCGCTGGAAGAGATCTACGCGCTATGCAGCGCCTACTCCACCAGTTTCGGTATACCGCTGGCGCTGCATCTCGATCACCATGAATCACTGGATGATATCCGTCGCAAGGTAGATGCGGGCGTACGCAGCGCCATGATCGACGGCAGCCATTTTCCGTTTGAAGAGAATGTGAAGCTGGTGAAAGCCGTTGTCGATTTCTGTCATGCACGCGACTGTAGCGTTGAAGCTGAGCTGGGACGCCTGGGCGGAGTTGAAGATGACATGAGCGTTGATGCGGAAAGCGCGTTTTTAACCGACCCGCAGGAAGCCAGGCGCTTCGTCGAACTAACGGGTGTAGACAGCCTTGCCGTAGCTATCGGTACCGCCCATGGCCTTTATACCAAAAAGCCCAAAATTGATTTCCAGCGTCTGGCTGAAATTCGTGAAGTGGTTGATATTCCTCTGGTGCTGCATGGCGCCAGCGATGTACCCGATGAGTATGTCCGCCGCACCATCGAACTGGGCGTGTGCAAGGTCAATGTCGCCACCGAACTAAAAATCGCCTTTGCCGATGCGGTGAAAAAATGGTTTGCCGAAAATCCACAAGGTAACGATCCGCGCTATTACATGCGCGTCGGCATGGACGCGATGAAAGAGGTGATACGCAGTAAGATCGCCGTATGCGGTTCGGCGAACCGCCTGCTACAACCCGCCGAAGCCTGATTGTTACCAGCACACCCGAGACGCTGCCGTACCCAGGCGTTAGCCCTTCAGGGCTAACGCTGCTTACCTCTGAAAAAAACGAAAACAAGGACTTTTCTGATGAAAAAAACGCTCAATGTTTCGTTACTGGCCCTGTTTATTTCTAATAGCGCTTTCGCCGCCCAATATGCATTAAACAGCGAATACCTCGCCGTTTCATTTAATGATACGAACTCTGCGATGGTGCTTAAAGACGTAAAGTCGCAGAATCAGCTTGCGCCTGAGGAACTTTTCTTTCTCACTCTACCTGATGAAAAGGTTATCCACGCCGCGGATTTTAAAATAAAGCATGTAGACAAAAAAGATAATACCATCAGCATTGACTATACCCATCCTGATTTTAACGTCGTAGTAAAACTGAACCTGGTTAAAGATAAATACGCCAGCATTGATTATACGATTACCGCCCTCGGGAAAGAGCAAAATATCGCAAAAATAACGTTCTTCCCTACCAGAAAACAGTCGCAGGCGCCATTTGTAGACGGTGCAATAAATAGCTCCCCGATTATTGCCGATTCCTTTTTTATATTGCCGAATAAACCCGTAGTGAATACCTGGGCTTATGAAGCGACGACTAATCTTAACGTCGAACTAAAAACGCCTTTGCAGCCGGGTACTCCCGTCAGCTACACCACCTGGTTCGGCACCTTCCCGGAAACCAACCAGCTACGCCGCAGCGTTAACCAATTTATCGACGCAGTCCGCCCGCGCCCCTATAAACCATACCTGCACTACAACAGCTGGATGGATATCGGCTTCTTTACCACCTATACCGAATCTGACGTTTTAGCGCGCATGGATGAGTGGAATAAAGAATTCATTACCGGACGCGGCGTAGCGCTGGACGCCTTCCTGTTAGACGATGGCTGGGATGACCGGACCGGAAGATGGTTATTTGGCCCTGCGTTTAGCAATGGCTTTAGTAAAGTCAGGGAAAAAGCCGACAGTATGCACAGTTCCGTCGGCCTCTGGCTTTCGCCCTGGGGAGGATATAACAAACCGCGAGATATTCGCGTATCCCATGCGAAAGAATACGGCTTCGAAACCGTTGACGGTAAATTTGCTCTCTCCGGGCCAAATTATTTTAAAAACTTTAATGAGCAGATTATTAAGCTGATTAAAGAAGAGCATATCACGTCATTTAAACTGGATGGAATGGGGAATGCCAATTCACATATTAAAGGCAGCGAGTTCGCTTCCGATTTCGATGCTTCAATTGCCCTTCTTCATAATATGCGTAGCGCCAACCCGAACCAGTTTATTAATTTAACTACCGGGACCAACGCCAGCCCCTCATGGCTATTCTATGCCGACTCAATCTGGCGGCAGGGCGATGACATTAATCTCTACGGACCCGGCACGCCGGTACAACAATGGATGACTTACCGGGATGCTGAAACCTGGCGCTCTATCGTAAGAAAAGGTCCGCTATTCCCGCTTAACTCACTGATGTATCACGGCATTGTAAGTGCTGAAAACGCCTATTATGGACTGGAGAAAGTGCAAACGGATAGCGATTTTGCCGATCAGGTCTGGAGCTATTTCGCCACGGGCACGCAGCTACAGGAGCTCTACATCACACCTTCTATGCTCAACAAGGCGAAATGGGATACCCTGGCGCAGGCGGCAAAATGGTCTCGTGCTAACGCCGATATATTAGTCGATACCCACTGGGTGGGCGGCGATCCAACGGCGCTGGAAGTGTATGGTTGGGCATCCTGGAGTAAAGAAAAAGCCATACTTGGACTGCGCAATCCGTCGGACAAACCGCAGCAATACTATCTCGACCTGACAAAAGCCTTTGAGCTTCCGCATGGAGAAGCCTCACACTTCACGTTAAAAAGCATTTACGGGAATAATTCGACATTCCCGGACAATTATCAGGGTGCGGTTATCGTCACGCTCCAACCGTTACAGATGCTGGTCTTCGAAGCAACCCCCGCTAAATAAGCTATCAGCCCGGGGCACTCCCCGGGCGTTCTGCTTACCCCTGCTGCTCCAGGGCGTACTTATAGAGCGCGTTTTTCTTCACGCCGTGAATTTCTGCGGCCAGGGCAGCAGCTTTCTTCAACGGCAATTCAGCCTGCAGCAGCGCCAGCGTGCGCAGCGCCACCGCTGGCAGCGCTTCTTCCTGCGCTTTAAAGCCCTCGACGATCAGGACCATCTCGCCTTTACGACGATTTTCGTCCTCTTTCACCCATGCCAGCAGCTCGCCGATTGGCGCGCCGTGAATCGATTCCCAGGTTTTGGTTAGCTCACGCGCCAGCACCACATAACGGGACTCACCGAGCACGGTGCAAATATCCTCCAGGCTTTCCAGTAAACGGTGGGTGGATTCATAAAAAATAATCGTGCGCGGCTCTTCTTCCAGCGCCTTCAGCGTGTCGCGGCGGCCTTTTGATTTGGCTGGTAAAAAACCTTCATAGCAAAAACGATCCGAAGGCAGTCCGGCCGCGCTCAGCGCCGCAATCGCCGCACAGGGGCCCGGCAGCGGCACCACGCGGATATTAGCCTCGCGGCAGATGCGCACCAGATGATAACCGGGATCGTTAATCAGCGGCGTTCCGGCATCGGAAACCAGCGCAATGTTTTGCCCCTCTTTTAGCTTCGCTACCAGCGTTTCCGCCTTTTGCTGTTCATTATGGTCATGAAGTGCAAATAAACGGGCGTTAATTGCAAAATGCTGCAGCAGCAAACCGGTATGACGCGTGTCCTCCGCTGCAACTAAATCAACGGCTTGCAACACTTCCAGCGCGCGTTGCGTGATATCAGACAGATTTCCTATCGGAGTGGGCACAATATAGAGCTGTCCCTGAGAATTATCCGCTGATTCGTGTTGTTTCATTGTTTCGTCCGTATTGCCGATTTAATATTGAGCATTGAGCCAAAAAAATATCACTGGACACATATGGTACCTTCAACATTTCTTCGTTCTAAACCCGTGCGTTGTCTGCCCGTACTGCTGGCCGCTCTGATTTTTGCCGGCTGCGGCACCCATACCCCGGACCAGAGCACGGCGCATTTGCAGGGTACGGCACAGGCAAACTCCAGTTACTATCTGGAACAGATGCAGCAAAGCTCGAATGATAGCAAGACCAACTGGCAATTACTCGCCATTCGTGCACTGCTAACAGAAGGTAAGAAACCGCAGGCCATTGACCTGTTTAACAAGCTGCCATCGAACCTCAAAGGCGCGCAGAGCCGAGAGCAGTCGCTGCTGGCGGTAGAAGTGAAGCTGGCGCAGAACGATTTCCAGGGCGCGCAGACGCTGCTGAGCAAACTCGACCCGGCAAGCTTTGAGCAGAATCAACTGCCCCGCTACTGGCAGGCGCAAATTGACGCCAGCCAGGGTCAACCCTCGCTGAACCTGCTGCGGGCCCTGATTGCCCAGCAGCCGCTGCTGAGCCTGCCCGCGCAAAAACAGAAAAACATCGACGCAACCTGGAAAGCGCTCACCGCCATGACCAGAGAGCAGGCCAACGCGCTGGTGATTAACGCCGATGAAAACGTGCTGCAAGGCTGGCTGGATCTGCAGCGCATGTGGTTAGATAACCGCACCGATCCGACGCTGCTCAAGGCCGGCGTGAAAGACTGGCAGACCCGCTATCCGCAAAACCCGGGGGCGAAAATGCTGCCGACGGCGCTGGTGAATATGCAGAATTACCAGGCCGCATCGACCAATAAAATCGCTCTGCTACTGCCTTTGAACGGCCAGGCGGCGATATTTGGCCGCACAATTAAGCAGGGCTTTGAAGCGGCGAAAAACGGCGCGCCTGCTGTTGCAGGAAGCGCGATCCCCGTGCAGGTCGCCCAGGCAGCGAACGTTGCTGATAGCACGGTGGTAAGCCCGTCGCAGGCGGAAGTCACCGATCTCACTACCGGCAATAACGCTCAGCAGCCGGTACAGGCTCCGGCTGCTGACCAGGCGCAAACAACGGCTCCGGTCACCGCTCCTGCGGCAGTACAAGCCCCGGCATCGGAAACCACAAATAGCCCTGAAACCACCAGCCAGCCAGCAGCTGCTGCTGCTCAGGCGGTCGCCGCGACCCCAGCCAATCCTTCCGCAGAGCTGAAAATCTACGACACCACCGCTCAGCCCATAAGCCAGCTGCTGGCCCAGGTACAGCAGGACGGCGCGACTATCGTCGTCGGCCCTCTGTTAAAAGATAACGTTGAAGAGGTCATCAAGAGCAACACCTCGCTCAACGTGCTGGCGCTTAATCAACCGGAGAGAGTCGAAAGCCGAATCAATATCTGCTATTTCGCCCTCTCTCCTGAAGACGAAGCACGCGACGCCGCACGCCATATTCACGATCAGGGCAAGCAGACTCCTCTGCTGCTGATACCGCGCGGCGCGCTGGGCGATCGCGTGGTGAATGCCTTCGCCAACGAGTGGCTTAAGCTGGGCGGCGGTACGGTACTGCAACAGCGCCTGGGCTCTACCGCCGAGCTGCGCGGCAGCGTTAACAGCGGGATCTCCCTGAGCGGTACTCCAGTCTCTACCCTGCCATCATCGCAGGACAGCGCCCTGGGTAGCCCGAGCGATATGCCGGTAAGCAGCACCGGTGGTGTCGATGCCGCATATATTCTGGCTACGCCGGAACAAATCGCGTATATCAAACCAATGATCGCCCTGCGTAACGGCAGCCAGAGCGGCGTGACGCTGTATGCCAGCTCCCGTAGCGCCCAGGGCGCATCCAGCCCGGATTTCCGTCTGGAGATGGAAGGTCTGCAATACAGCGAGATCCCGATGCTGGCCGGAAGTAATCCGGCGCTGCAGCAGCAGGCGCTCGCCGCGGTTCGCAACGATTACTCGCTGGCCCGTCTGTACGCGATGGGCGCCGACGCCTGGTCGCTGGCCAACCATTTCTCGCAGATCCGCCAGGTTCCCGGCTTTGAGCTGAACGGCAACACCGGCGATCTCACGGCTACCCAGGAGTGCGTTATCAACAGGAAACTGTCATGGCTCAAATACCAGGGTGGGCAAATCGTCGCAGCCAACTAAATAAGCAGACCGGCGACGCCTGGGAAATCCGGGCTCGCCTTTGGCTTGAGAGCCAGGGCCTGCGTTTTATCGCCGCCAACGTCCATGAGCGTGGCGGCGAAATTGACCTCATCATGCGCGACGGTAGCATCACCGTCTTTGTGGAAGTGCGCTATCGTCGCAGCGCAAACTACGGCGATGCCGCCTCCAGCGTCACGCCGCAAAAGCAACAAAAACTGCTCAAAGCCGCGCGTCTGTGGCTTTCCCGAAAGAATGGGAGTTTTGAGACTGTGGATTGCCGTTTCGATGTGGTAGCCTTCACCGGAAACGACATCCAATGGCTAAAAAACGCCTTTGGCGAATAATGTATACCCAAATAATTCGAGTTGCAGGGCAAGGCACTTATGCTTTGAATAGCGCTGGTCCCATCATGAATGAGCCGAGTAACAAAGCCAAAGCACAAGCAACTTGAAGTATGACGGGTATAAATGAATTAAGGGATCCTGTGCTCGATAGAATCAAAGCCTGCTTTACTGAAAGCATTCAAACTCAAATTGCAGCAGCGGAAGCACTCCCGGACGCCATCTCCCGTGCGGCTATGACGCTCGTCCAGTCGCTGCTGAACGGCAACAAAATCCTCTGTTGTGGTAATGGCACTTCCGCCGCCAACGCACAGCATTTTGCTGCCAGCATGATTAATCGTTTTGAAACAGAGCGCCCCGGTTTACCCGCCATTGCACTAAATACCGATAATGTGGTCTTAACCGCAATTGCCAACGATCGCCTGCATGACGAGATTTATGCTAAACAGGTACGTGCGTTGGGACACGCTGGCGATGTGCTGCTGGCGATTTCTACGCGCGGCAATAGCCGTGATATCGTGAAAGCCGTCGAAGCGGCGGTCACCCGCGATATGACTATCGTGGCGTTAACCGGCTATGACGGCGGTGAACTGGCTGGCCTTTTAGGGCAGCAGGACGTCGAAATCCGTATTCCTTCGCATCGCAGCGCGCGAATTCAGGA is a window from the Klebsiella oxytoca genome containing:
- the agaV gene encoding PTS N-acetylgalactosamine transporter subunit IIB; this translates as MPNIVLSRIDERLIHGQVGVQWVGFAGANLVLVANDEVAEDTVQQNLMEMVLAEGIAVRFWSLQKVIDNIHRAADRQKILLVCRTPTDFLKLVEGGVPVTRINVGNMHYAEGKKQIAKTVSVDANDISAFNGLKAAGVECFVQGVPTEPALDLFKLL
- the agaW gene encoding PTS N-acetylgalactosamine transporter subunit IIC — its product is MEISLLQAFALGILAFIAGLDMFNGLTHMHRPVVLGPLVGLILGDLHTGILTGGTLELVWMGLAPLAGAQPPNVIIGTIVGTTFAITTGVKPDVAVGVAVPFAVAVQMGITFLFSVMSGVMSRCDRMAANADTAGIERVNYLALLALGIFYFLCAFLPIYFGAEHAKTAIDVLPERLIDGLGVAGGIMPAIGFAVLLKIMMKNVYIPYFIIGFVGAAWLKLPVLAIAAAALAMALIDLLRKSPEPTQPAAQKEEFEDGI
- the agaE gene encoding PTS N-acetylgalactosamine transporter subunit IID gives rise to the protein MASNQHTLPNVAENEETLLTGVNENVYEDQNIGADLTKKDINRVAWRSMLLQASFNYERMQASGWLYGLLPALKKIHTNKRDLARAMKGHMGFFNTHPFLVTFVIGIILAMERSKQDVNSIQSTKIAVGAPLGGIGDAMFWLTLLPICGGIGASLALQGSILGAVVFIVLFNVVHLGLRFGLAHYAYRMGVAAIPLIKANTKKVGHAASIVGMTVIGALVATYVRLNTTLEIKAGDAVVKLQADVIDKLMPAFLPLVYTLTMYWLVRRGWSPLRLIGITVVLGIVGKFCHFL
- the agaF gene encoding PTS galactosamine/N-acetylgalactosamine transporter subunit IIA, with the protein product MLGIILTGHGGFASGMEKAMKQILGEQSQFIAIDFPETSTTALLTSQLEQAVEELDGEEGLVFLTDLLGGTPFRVASTLAMQKTGREVITGTNLQLLLEMVLDRDELSGEAFRIQALECGHRGLTSLVDELGRCREESAIEEGI
- the nagA gene encoding N-acetylglucosamine-6-phosphate deacetylase, with the translated sequence MTQVLRARRLLTEQGWLDDHQLRIEDGVITAIEPVPVGTARRDAELLAPAYIDIHVHGGAGVDVMDDAPDVLDRLAMHKAREGVSSWLPTTVTAPLQMIHRALERIAQRCRSGGPGAQVLGSYLEGPYFTPQNKGAHPAELFRELELAELDELIAVSRQTLRVVALAPEKPGALQAIKHLKQRGLRVMLGHSAATWEQTRMAFDAGADGLVHCYNGMTGLHHREPGMVGAGLTDPRAWLELIADGHHVHPAAMKLCCCCAQDRIVLITDAMQAAGMPDGSYTLCGEKVEMRGGIVRTASGSLAGSTLSVDAAVRNMVKLTGLAPEDAIHMASWHPARLLGIDNQLGSLKVGKRASIIALDDGLYLQQIWIQGQLLPL
- a CDS encoding AgaS family sugar isomerase; this translates as MSETYAPAATTTGTWTEEEIRQQPACWIRSLKNIDSIRPTIDGFLAPLLRKDNLRIILTGAGTSAFIGDIVAPWLASHTGKNISAVPTTDLVTNPMDYLNPAHPLLLVSFARSGNSPESVAAVELANQFVPECYHLSITCNEAGSLYQNAVESDNAFALLMPAETHDRGFAMTSSITTMMASCLAVFVPEVINSQTFRDVADRCHAILTSLGDFSHGVFGNEPWKRIVYLGSGGLQGAARESALKVLELTAGKLAAFYDSPTGFRHGPKSLVDNETLVVVYISSHPYTRQYDLDLLAELRRDGQAMRVVAIAAESDAVIEAGPHILLPSARHFIDMELAFCFLMYAQVFALTQSLAVGNTPDTPSASGTVNRVVQGVVIHPWQA
- the kbaY gene encoding tagatose-bisphosphate aldolase subunit KbaY, with product MSIISTKYLLQDAQAKGYAVPAFNIHNAETIQAILEVCSEMQSPVILAGTPGTFKHIALEEIYALCSAYSTSFGIPLALHLDHHESLDDIRRKVDAGVRSAMIDGSHFPFEENVKLVKAVVDFCHARDCSVEAELGRLGGVEDDMSVDAESAFLTDPQEARRFVELTGVDSLAVAIGTAHGLYTKKPKIDFQRLAEIREVVDIPLVLHGASDVPDEYVRRTIELGVCKVNVATELKIAFADAVKKWFAENPQGNDPRYYMRVGMDAMKEVIRSKIAVCGSANRLLQPAEA
- a CDS encoding enterotoxin codes for the protein MKKTLNVSLLALFISNSAFAAQYALNSEYLAVSFNDTNSAMVLKDVKSQNQLAPEELFFLTLPDEKVIHAADFKIKHVDKKDNTISIDYTHPDFNVVVKLNLVKDKYASIDYTITALGKEQNIAKITFFPTRKQSQAPFVDGAINSSPIIADSFFILPNKPVVNTWAYEATTNLNVELKTPLQPGTPVSYTTWFGTFPETNQLRRSVNQFIDAVRPRPYKPYLHYNSWMDIGFFTTYTESDVLARMDEWNKEFITGRGVALDAFLLDDGWDDRTGRWLFGPAFSNGFSKVREKADSMHSSVGLWLSPWGGYNKPRDIRVSHAKEYGFETVDGKFALSGPNYFKNFNEQIIKLIKEEHITSFKLDGMGNANSHIKGSEFASDFDASIALLHNMRSANPNQFINLTTGTNASPSWLFYADSIWRQGDDINLYGPGTPVQQWMTYRDAETWRSIVRKGPLFPLNSLMYHGIVSAENAYYGLEKVQTDSDFADQVWSYFATGTQLQELYITPSMLNKAKWDTLAQAAKWSRANADILVDTHWVGGDPTALEVYGWASWSKEKAILGLRNPSDKPQQYYLDLTKAFELPHGEASHFTLKSIYGNNSTFPDNYQGAVIVTLQPLQMLVFEATPAK
- the rsmI gene encoding 16S rRNA (cytidine(1402)-2'-O)-methyltransferase produces the protein MKQHESADNSQGQLYIVPTPIGNLSDITQRALEVLQAVDLVAAEDTRHTGLLLQHFAINARLFALHDHNEQQKAETLVAKLKEGQNIALVSDAGTPLINDPGYHLVRICREANIRVVPLPGPCAAIAALSAAGLPSDRFCYEGFLPAKSKGRRDTLKALEEEPRTIIFYESTHRLLESLEDICTVLGESRYVVLARELTKTWESIHGAPIGELLAWVKEDENRRKGEMVLIVEGFKAQEEALPAVALRTLALLQAELPLKKAAALAAEIHGVKKNALYKYALEQQG